One genomic window of Conger conger chromosome 9, fConCon1.1, whole genome shotgun sequence includes the following:
- the LOC133136168 gene encoding glutamate receptor ionotropic, kainate 5-like: MPALPALLLSIHFVFLLLTMAPSSHSQSTVLSSVRMAAILDDQSVCGRGERLALALARENINSFLEGPARARVEVDIFELQRDSQYETTDTMCQILPKGVVSVIGPASSPASGSTVSHICGEKEIPHVKIGPEETPRLPYLRFASVSLYPSNEDLSLAIGAILRSFGNPTASLVCAKAECLLRLEELVRRFLISRETLSIRMLDDSLDPTPLLKEIRDDKVATIIIDANASISYLILKKASELGMTSTFYKYILTTMDFPLLRLDDIVDEQSNIVGFSMFNTSHPFYLEFLRSLNLSWREGCDLNPYPGPALSSALMFDAVHVVVGAVRELNRSQEIGVKPLSCTSPQIWQHGTSLMNYLRMVEYDGLTGRVEFNSKGQRTNYTLRILEKHRTGHKEIGIWYSNNTLAMNSTSLDINASETLANKTLIVTTILENPYVMRRENYQDFKGNDQYEGFCVDMLRELADILKFSFRIKLVDDGLYGAPEPNGSWTGMVGELINRKADLAVAGFTITSEREKVIDFSKPFMSLGISILYRVQLGRKPGYFSFLDPFSPAVWLFMLLAYLTVSCVLFLAARMSPYEWYNPHPCLRERKDMLENQYTLGNSLWFPVGGFMQQGSEIMPRALSTRCVSGVWWAFTLIIISSYTANLAAFLTVQRMEVPIESPDDLADQTNIQYGTIHGGSTMTFFMNSRYQTYQRMWNYMHSKQPSVFVKSTEEGIARVLNSKYAFLLESTMNEYHRRLNCNLTQIGGLLDTKGYGIGMPLGSPFRDEITLAILQLQENNRLEILKRRWWDGGQCPKEEDHRAKGLGMENIGGIFVVLICGLIIAVFVAIMEFVWSTRRSAETDEVRPHACPRRNHRHTPVSVCQEMLTEFCNAVSCKKTSRSRRRRPLAGPGGPRHPTRVSLGAPRPLRLVREMRLSNGKLYSGSGSLTGAAGAGGGPSDLGPGPQRLLEDPLGANTTPPPSLGPAVPPRSCAHVRICQECRRIQSLRPSSCRMTPPSSSIIPARLPPPPPPSASNTDSEGGGGPSPRRRKLTPPPRPLPPAKTSTSTDLLGE, translated from the exons ATGCCGGCTCTGCCAGCGCTGCTGCTGTCGATTCACTTTGTCTtcctgttactgaccatggcCCCATCCTCTCACAGCCAGTCCACCGTGCTGTCCTCTGTCAGAATGG CGGCGATCCTGGATGACCAGTCAGTGTGTGGGCGAGGAGAGCGGCTGGCTCTAGCACTGGCCCGGGAGAACATCAACAGCTTCCTGGAGGGTCCGGCTCGGGCCCGTGTGGAGGTGGACATATTTGAGCTGCAGAGGGACTCCCAGTATGAGACCACCGACACCA TGTGTCAGATACTACCAAAGGGTGTGGTTTCGGTTATTGGCCCTGCCTCGAGTCCAGCTTCTGGCTCCACTGTCAGCCACATATGTGGGGAGAAGGAG ATTCCTCATGTGAAAATCGGCCCTGAGGAGACGCCACGGCTCCCGTACCTGCGCTTCGCCTCCGTCAGCCTGTACCCTAGCAACGAGGACCTCAGCCTCGCCATCGGAGCCATCCTGCGCTCTTTCGGAAACCCCACCGCCAGTCTGGTGTGCGCCAAGGCGGAAT GTCTGCTGCGATTGGAGGAGCTGGTACGACGCTTCCTCATCTCCAGGGAGACGCTGTCCATCAGAATGCTGGACGACAGCTTAGACCCCACCCCCTTGCTAAAGGAGATCCGTGATGACAAGGTGGCCACCATCATTATTGACGCCAACGCCTCCATATCTTACCTCATCCTCAAAAAG GCATCAGAACTGGGGATGACATCAACATTTTACAAGTATATCCTCACTACTATG GACTTCCCCCTTCTCAGGTTAGATGACATTGTGGATGAGCAGTCCAATATTGTGGGCTTTTCAATGTTCAACACCAGCCACCCATTCTACCTGGAGTTCCTCAGGAGTCTCAATCTGTCCTGGAGGGAGGGCTGTGACCTCAACCCCTACCCTGGGCCTGCA CTGTCCTCGGCGCTGATGTTCGACGCGGTGCACGTGGTGGTCGGTGCGGTGAGGGAGCTGAACCGCAGCCAGGAGATCGGAGTGAAGCCGCTCAGCTGCACCTCGCCCCAGATCTGGCAGCACGGCACCAGCCTCATGAACTACCTACGCATG GTGGAGTATGATGGCTTGACTGGGAGGGTAGAATTCAACAGCAAGGGCCAGAGGACCAACTACACCCTCCGGATTCTGGAGAAACACAGAACGGGACACAAAGAG ATTGGAATCTGGTACTCTAACAACACACTGGCCATGAACTCGACCTCTCTGGATATCAACGCATCCGAGACACTGGCCAACAAGACACTCATCGTCACCACCATATTG GAGAACCCGTACGTGATGCGCAGGGAGAACTACCAAGACTTCAAGGGCAACGACCAGTACGAGGGCTTCTGCGTGGACATGCTGAGGGAGCTGGCCGACATCCTCAAGTTCTCCTTCCGGATCAAACTGGTGGACGACGGGCTGTACGGAGCCCCGGAGCCCAACGGGTCCTGGACGGGAATGGTGGGGGAGCTCATTAACAGG AAAGCAGACCTGGCTGTGGCTGGGTTCACCATCAcatcagagagggagaaagtcaTTGACTTCTCCAAACCCTTCATGTCGCTTGGTATAAGCATTCTCTACCGGGTCCAGCTG GGGCGGAAGCCTGGCTATTTCTCCTTCCTGGATCCATTCTCCCCAGCTGTGTGGCTTTTCATGTTGCTCGCCTACCTGACCGTCAGCTGTGTCCTTTTCCTGGCTGCCAG GATGAGCCCGTACGAGTGGTACAACCCGCACCCCTGTCTGCGGGAGCGCAAGGACATGCTGGAGAACCAGTACACGTTGGGGAACAGCCTGTGGTTCCCTGTCGGGGGCTTCATGCAGCAGGGGTCCGAAATCATGCCCCGCGCCCTCTCCACCCGCTGTGTCAGCGGCGTGTG GTGGGCATTCACTCTGATCATTATCTCCTCCTACACGGCCAACCTGGCCGCCTTCCTGACCGTACAGAGAATGGAGGTGCCCATCGAGTCACCAGACGACCTGGCGGACCAGACCAACATTCAGTACGGCACCATACACGGGGGGAGCACCATGACCTTCTTCATG AACTCGCGATACCAGACGTACCAGCGCATGTGGAACTACATGCACTCTAAGCAGCCCAGCGTGTTCGTGAAGAGCACGGAGGAGGGCATCGCCCGCGTGCTCAACTCCAAATACGCCTTCCTGCTGGAGAGCACCATGAACGAGTACCACCGCCGGCTCAACTGCAACCTCACGCAGATCGGCGGGCTGCTGGACACCAAAGGCTACGGCATCGGCATGCCGCTGG gcTCTCCGTTCAGAGACGAGATCACGCTGGCCATCCTGCAGCTCCAGGAGAACAACCGCCTGGAGATCCTGAAGCGCCGCTGGTGGGACGGGGGTCAGTGTCCCAAAGAGGAGGACCACCGAGCCAAGG GTCTGGGAATGGAGAATATCGGGGGCATATTTGTGGTGCTGATCTGCGGCCTGATCATTGCCGTGTTTGTGGCCATCATGGAGTTTGTGTGGTCGACGCGGCGGTCGGCCGAGACGGATGAGGTACGCCCTCACGCCTGTCCTCGCCGaaatcacagacacacccca gtgtccGTGTGCCAGGAGATGCTGACGGAGTTCTGTAACGCGGTCTCCTGCAAGAAGACTTCCCGCTCCCGGAGACGACGACCCCTGGCTGGCCCCGGGGGGCCCCGCCACCCCACGCGCGTCTCCCTGGGGGCGCCGCGCCCGCTGCGGCTGGTACGGGAGATGCGCCTGAGCAACGGCAAACTGTACAGCGGCTCAGGGTCCCTGACGGGGGCCGCCGGGGCCGGGGGAGGCCCCTCGGACCTGGGCCCGGGGCCACAGCGCCTGCTGGAGGACCCGCTGGGGGCCAACACCACCCCTCCGCCCTCCCTGGGCCCTGCGGTGCCCCCCCGCAGCTGCGCCCACGTCCGCATCTGCCAGGAGTGCCGGAGAATACAGAGCCTGCGGCCCTCGTCCTGCAGGATGACCCCCCCGTCCTCCTCCATAATCCCAGCCCGCCTgcccccgcctcctcccccctcGGCCTCCAACACAGACAGCGAGGGGGGCGGTGGGCCCAGCCCCCGTCGGCGAAAACTCACGCCCCCGCCACGACCTCTCCCTCCCGCAAAGACCAGTACCAGCACAGACCTCCTGGGGGAATAG